A single window of Paenibacillus sp. FSL H8-0537 DNA harbors:
- a CDS encoding HEAT repeat domain-containing protein produces the protein MSTALLQELHQEVRRLYIAGSDLAPGDFRLKRLQPQFQQLGERAAIFKRLGEGLTALLESGEGTETSVKLQELATLLGSVLYTQGQTAVDGEVLDIAGGGVPLSTSYSYRKLAEVQKALSTTGSGRYEIVTAAFAEGLFNDLRLFPFAIRALEDPYSEMAEFAMDKILPSYGAAVVPYLIRGFNRSGGKSDVRKLRVIYKAAGAAELGLIYEAAEHGTDEIKVAAIECLALHEGYTDALIGWTLDKKKPIREAAYAALAAGASAQGIERIFAAFSGKDKELAAEALNRFPSEPLTERLIPLLKAELDQAPVNNKDEKASEKAWGKVEPFLRAFEYVRMPQLEGLFYQIVREADRFTSLSWIPLLDKAAQYLEQTNSIEVLSLLQELDNKNHRFLPYSFRMAKRLLPAEELYMHYVGSIGSELKKVVTRATSARDRQMLDTMEYMVASYDYYNGEINTAAPLIEAWDTRWLDWLIDRKHWKLISVFARPGHKRVEEFLLQSLQEWKEEEKKKTSLNTIGVHVFKGLEHAGVEEARRLELLMEILEVSKDRSLYSFSVYLFHLMLCFPKSYADRLEAILPSYRYDCARQLEEIIGLLRK, from the coding sequence ATGAGTACAGCATTATTGCAAGAGCTTCATCAGGAGGTAAGGAGGCTTTATATTGCCGGGAGCGATCTGGCTCCGGGAGATTTTCGCCTGAAGCGCCTTCAGCCGCAATTCCAGCAGCTAGGCGAGCGGGCAGCGATTTTTAAAAGATTGGGAGAAGGCCTTACAGCGCTTCTTGAATCCGGCGAAGGAACGGAAACATCCGTGAAGCTGCAAGAGCTGGCCACGCTGCTTGGCTCTGTGCTTTACACGCAAGGCCAAACGGCAGTGGATGGCGAGGTTTTGGATATCGCAGGCGGAGGCGTTCCGTTATCCACAAGCTACTCCTATCGCAAGCTGGCCGAGGTGCAAAAGGCGCTTTCGACGACAGGCAGCGGCCGCTACGAAATCGTGACCGCTGCTTTTGCTGAAGGGCTGTTCAACGATTTGCGACTTTTTCCATTTGCGATTCGCGCACTGGAGGACCCCTATTCTGAAATGGCCGAATTTGCTATGGATAAAATTTTGCCCTCCTATGGCGCGGCTGTAGTTCCGTATTTAATCCGGGGCTTTAATCGTTCCGGCGGCAAAAGTGATGTGCGCAAGCTGCGTGTTATTTATAAGGCGGCTGGTGCAGCGGAGCTGGGTCTTATCTATGAGGCGGCCGAGCATGGGACAGATGAAATTAAGGTCGCTGCTATCGAATGTCTTGCCCTTCATGAGGGATATACCGATGCCTTAATAGGCTGGACGCTGGACAAAAAGAAGCCCATTCGGGAAGCGGCTTATGCCGCATTGGCCGCAGGAGCTTCTGCGCAGGGCATTGAGCGTATATTTGCGGCATTTTCTGGAAAGGACAAGGAGCTCGCGGCGGAGGCGCTCAACCGCTTTCCATCTGAGCCGTTGACGGAAAGGCTTATTCCTTTGCTCAAGGCAGAGCTGGATCAGGCTCCTGTGAACAATAAGGATGAGAAGGCTAGCGAAAAAGCATGGGGAAAGGTCGAGCCGTTTTTGAGAGCGTTCGAATATGTGCGCATGCCGCAGCTTGAGGGGCTTTTTTATCAGATCGTACGCGAAGCGGACCGTTTCACCTCTTTAAGCTGGATTCCGCTGCTGGACAAAGCAGCTCAATATTTGGAACAAACAAATTCCATAGAAGTATTAAGCCTGCTGCAGGAGCTGGATAACAAAAATCATCGTTTTTTGCCATATTCATTCCGCATGGCGAAGCGTCTATTGCCTGCTGAGGAATTATACATGCATTATGTGGGTTCTATTGGGAGCGAGCTGAAAAAAGTCGTCACCAGAGCAACCAGCGCTCGTGATCGTCAGATGCTGGATACGATGGAGTATATGGTAGCCAGCTATGACTATTACAATGGGGAGATCAATACGGCAGCGCCGCTGATTGAAGCTTGGGATACCCGCTGGCTGGACTGGCTCATTGATCGTAAGCATTGGAAGCTGATTTCTGTTTTTGCACGGCCTGGTCACAAAAGGGTAGAAGAATTTCTGCTGCAGAGTCTGCAAGAGTGGAAGGAGGAGGAGAAGAAGAAAACCAGTTTAAATACAATTGGCGTACATGTTTTTAAGGGATTGGAGCATGCCGGAGTGGAGGAAGCTAGGCGTCTTGAGCTGTTAATGGAGATTTTGGAGGTTTCAAAGGACAGAAGCCTGTACAGCTTCTCCGTTTATCTGTTCCATTTAATGCTTTGTTTCCCTAAGAGCTATGCAGACCGCTTGGAAGCCATTCTTCCGAGCTATAGATACGACTGTGCGCGACAGCTGGAAGAAATAATCGGCTTATTGCGAAAATAA
- a CDS encoding VWA domain-containing protein has protein sequence MEDNRKENTVSRWRLILGQEAEGQLASCNEDGRLALTEEELIMDAALAAIYDESGAAGSTKGGSGTGAGRGSSAGHGSLNLSKWLGDVRSFFPEDVVSIIQNDAMERKGWKQLLFEPELLASVKPDIQLVGTLLSLKGKIPEKTKDTARLLVKAVVDELVKLLETDIRRAVTGALNKRQHSPLPSLSGLDWKRTIQRNLKHYDTERRVIIPEKFYYFDRAQRSREWTVIIDIDQSGSMADSIIWASVIGSIFASIPALNTRVVVFDTEVVDLTEQCANDPVDMLFGIQLGGGTDIHKSVKYCEQFIEEPKKTLFIIISDLYEGGNQSGLIRRMREMRESGVRTMCLLALSDKGQPFYDEGLAKQLSRDGTPCFACTPALLPTLVEGALKGQDLAELAKRMGTL, from the coding sequence ATGGAGGACAATCGGAAAGAAAATACAGTCTCGCGCTGGCGGCTGATTTTAGGGCAAGAAGCGGAGGGCCAATTGGCTAGCTGCAATGAGGACGGGCGGCTTGCCCTTACGGAGGAAGAGCTTATTATGGATGCGGCGCTGGCAGCCATTTATGATGAAAGCGGCGCGGCTGGCAGTACGAAGGGCGGCTCTGGCACTGGAGCCGGAAGAGGGTCAAGCGCGGGGCACGGATCGCTTAACCTGTCCAAGTGGCTCGGCGATGTGAGGTCGTTTTTTCCAGAGGATGTCGTGTCTATCATTCAAAATGATGCGATGGAACGCAAAGGCTGGAAGCAGCTGCTGTTCGAGCCGGAACTGCTCGCCTCCGTCAAGCCGGATATTCAGCTCGTAGGCACGCTGCTTTCGCTTAAGGGGAAAATCCCTGAGAAAACGAAAGATACGGCGCGACTGCTTGTGAAAGCTGTAGTAGATGAGCTGGTAAAGCTGCTGGAAACCGATATTCGCCGTGCGGTGACGGGGGCGCTCAACAAGAGACAGCATTCGCCGCTGCCATCCCTTAGCGGGCTGGACTGGAAGCGGACCATTCAGCGGAATTTGAAGCATTATGATACGGAGCGGCGGGTAATCATTCCTGAAAAATTTTATTATTTTGACAGGGCGCAGCGCAGCCGAGAATGGACGGTCATTATCGATATTGATCAGAGCGGCTCGATGGCTGATTCGATTATTTGGGCTTCGGTTATAGGTTCGATTTTTGCAAGCATTCCGGCTCTAAATACTAGAGTAGTGGTGTTTGATACCGAGGTTGTGGATTTGACCGAGCAATGTGCTAACGATCCCGTTGATATGCTGTTCGGCATTCAGCTTGGCGGTGGTACGGATATTCATAAGTCGGTCAAATATTGTGAGCAATTTATTGAAGAGCCGAAGAAAACGCTGTTCATTATCATCTCGGATTTGTATGAAGGCGGCAATCAGTCCGGGCTTATACGCCGAATGCGGGAAATGCGAGAATCGGGTGTGCGTACGATGTGCCTGCTGGCTTTGTCTGACAAAGGCCAGCCGTTCTATGACGAAGGGCTTGCGAAACAGCTGTCCCGCGATGGCACGCCGTGTTTTGCCTGCACGCCCGCGTTGCTCCCTACCCTAGTGGAAGGCGCACTGAAGGGGCAGGATTTGGCGGAGCTGGCGAAGCGGATGGGGACTTTGTAA
- a CDS encoding DUF5682 family protein, producing MNVNAEDQVFIFGVRHLSPGGAKHLLEYLNEVQPTAVLIEGPSDATGEIKHLTHAATKLPAALLAFTEELPVRTVLWPFAVYSPEFQAMKWAKEHGAAAAFIDLPSSVTLALQDALRSKEKEPSAVPEGEEKRSIYSRIAELAGESDYDMYWERSFEHNANPGAYREAILAFSAEMRALGEEKEQRERPAEHAYNALRESYMRRQIKEMIDAGHHPQRIVVVCGAYHAAALANLTEAMSDEAAAGLPSRSTKHTLMPYSYYKLSTMSGYGAGNDAPHYYQLMWEALERGALDDLPHRYLASVARLVRSGGTHRSTAEVIEAVRMAESLAALHDGSAPTLRDLHDAAQTLLGHGELSAVAEALARVDVGTAIGSLAEGVSQTPIQDDLNRQLKRLKLEKYKTTVASTLTLDLRENRRVASAEAAFLDLNRSILFHRLLLLGISFVKSQPSGQEGATWAENWLIQWSPEAEIQVVEATLLGETIEVACAYMLREKLLACRSIDEASALIHIAGCCGMTSQMEEGSRVLQMLAADSRDVVKIAAAARELAMIIGYGDIRKVDTEPLIPLLVQLFHRGSLYLLDGSGCNDEAAGGMITAINELNRISQDQSEIIDDQLWVQELLHLSERDDRNPKLSGFACAILMERGAITAEQCAAEVSRRLSPGITADLGAGWFEGLSMRNRYSLLSRTSLWEQLNHYINSLQDDEFKRALVFLRRAFSSFSSREKTMIGELLGELWGVSGEQAAEIITGELMEEEIKMLDDLNDFDFEDL from the coding sequence GTGAATGTAAATGCTGAGGATCAGGTGTTTATTTTCGGAGTGCGTCATTTGTCCCCTGGCGGGGCGAAGCATTTGCTGGAGTACCTGAATGAGGTTCAGCCGACAGCGGTACTTATTGAAGGGCCATCCGATGCTACTGGCGAGATCAAGCACTTGACACATGCTGCTACTAAATTGCCAGCAGCCCTATTAGCTTTTACCGAAGAGCTGCCCGTGCGTACGGTGTTATGGCCCTTTGCTGTCTATTCGCCGGAGTTTCAGGCGATGAAATGGGCTAAGGAGCATGGCGCGGCTGCGGCATTTATCGATCTTCCTTCGTCGGTGACGCTGGCGCTGCAGGACGCGCTCAGATCAAAGGAAAAGGAGCCTTCTGCTGTACCCGAAGGGGAAGAGAAACGTTCCATTTACAGCCGAATTGCCGAGCTTGCCGGTGAAAGCGATTATGATATGTATTGGGAGCGCAGCTTTGAGCATAATGCCAATCCCGGCGCGTACCGGGAAGCCATACTCGCATTTTCAGCGGAGATGAGAGCCCTTGGCGAGGAGAAGGAGCAGCGCGAGCGCCCGGCCGAGCATGCCTATAATGCTTTGCGCGAGTCCTATATGCGGCGGCAGATCAAGGAAATGATTGATGCCGGCCATCATCCACAGCGTATCGTGGTCGTCTGCGGCGCCTATCATGCGGCTGCATTAGCGAATTTGACCGAGGCGATGAGCGATGAGGCGGCAGCGGGACTGCCTTCCCGCAGCACCAAGCATACGCTAATGCCCTACTCCTATTATAAGCTGTCGACGATGTCGGGGTATGGTGCCGGAAATGATGCGCCCCACTATTATCAATTGATGTGGGAGGCGCTGGAGCGCGGAGCGCTGGATGATCTTCCTCATCGTTATCTCGCCTCGGTTGCCAGATTGGTAAGGAGCGGCGGCACTCACCGCTCTACCGCTGAGGTAATTGAAGCTGTACGGATGGCGGAGTCGCTTGCTGCGCTGCATGACGGCAGCGCGCCTACTTTGCGCGATCTCCATGATGCTGCACAAACGCTGCTGGGGCACGGGGAGTTATCTGCTGTCGCAGAAGCGCTCGCTAGAGTTGATGTGGGAACGGCTATAGGCAGCTTGGCAGAAGGAGTAAGCCAAACCCCTATTCAGGATGATTTGAATCGGCAGCTAAAAAGATTAAAGCTGGAAAAGTACAAGACGACGGTCGCCAGCACCCTAACGCTTGATCTCAGAGAAAATCGCAGGGTCGCTTCTGCGGAGGCTGCTTTTTTGGATTTAAACCGTTCCATTTTATTTCACCGGCTGCTTCTGCTCGGCATATCGTTTGTAAAGAGCCAGCCAAGCGGTCAGGAAGGAGCTACCTGGGCGGAAAATTGGCTTATCCAGTGGTCACCGGAAGCTGAAATTCAAGTCGTAGAAGCGACGCTGCTTGGGGAGACCATTGAAGTGGCTTGTGCTTATATGCTTCGTGAGAAGCTTCTTGCCTGCCGCTCTATTGATGAAGCCTCGGCGCTCATTCATATTGCCGGCTGCTGTGGCATGACCTCGCAGATGGAGGAAGGCAGCAGGGTGCTGCAGATGCTGGCCGCCGACAGCCGCGATGTCGTGAAAATAGCAGCAGCAGCGCGGGAATTAGCGATGATTATTGGCTATGGCGACATTCGCAAGGTAGATACTGAGCCGCTCATTCCGCTGCTTGTGCAGCTGTTCCACCGCGGCTCCTTATATTTGCTGGATGGCTCGGGCTGCAATGATGAAGCAGCTGGCGGCATGATTACGGCGATAAATGAGCTAAACCGCATATCGCAGGACCAGAGCGAAATCATTGATGACCAGCTATGGGTGCAGGAGCTGCTGCATTTATCGGAGCGAGACGACCGCAATCCTAAATTGTCCGGTTTCGCCTGTGCTATCTTGATGGAACGGGGTGCGATTACCGCTGAGCAGTGTGCTGCGGAAGTTTCACGGCGCCTGTCCCCAGGCATTACGGCTGATCTTGGTGCAGGCTGGTTTGAAGGGCTGTCGATGCGCAATCGCTACAGTCTGCTCTCACGGACAAGCTTATGGGAACAGCTGAACCATTACATTAATTCGCTGCAGGACGATGAGTTTAAACGGGCGCTTGTCTTTTTGCGGAGAGCCTTCAGCTCCTTCTCTTCAAGGGAGAAGACGATGATTGGCGAGCTGCTGGGCGAGCTGTGGGGAGTCAGCGGCGAGCAGGCGGCGGAAATTATAACAGGTGAGCTAATGGAGGAAGAGATAAAAATGCTGGACGATCTGAATGATTTTGATTTTGAGGACCTTTAG
- a CDS encoding AAA family ATPase, producing MSTDQEQLQDMMRLPAEVLYSHELEALRKAEKGKIPAGWQMSPRSVLTFIIGGKAGKTVITPKYIGNTRLIEMAIATLVTDRALLLIGEPGTAKSWLSENLAAAIYGNSGLVVQGTAGTSEEQVRYSWNYAMLLANGPTPEALVKSPIMRAMEDGGIARFEEISRCASEVQDALISILSEKTISVPELGKETSARKGFSIIATANTRDRGVNEMSAALKRRFNIIVLPAPSDLETELEIVKKRVGEIAASYELEASLPADEALLKVVTIFRELRSGMTLDKKEKLKSPAGVISTAEAISLLTNSMALAASFGSGELTDSDLAAGLQGAIVKDDDKDKLVWKEYLDNVMKKRGAEWRNLYQACKEMNE from the coding sequence ATGAGTACAGATCAAGAACAGCTTCAGGATATGATGCGGCTTCCGGCGGAGGTTTTATACAGTCACGAGCTGGAGGCGCTGCGCAAAGCAGAGAAAGGGAAAATTCCGGCAGGCTGGCAAATGTCGCCCCGCTCGGTGCTGACCTTCATCATTGGCGGCAAAGCCGGCAAGACGGTCATTACGCCCAAATACATTGGCAATACCCGTTTAATTGAAATGGCGATTGCAACGCTTGTTACGGACCGCGCATTGCTGCTAATTGGCGAGCCGGGCACCGCTAAATCATGGCTGTCGGAAAATTTGGCGGCCGCCATCTATGGCAATTCCGGGCTCGTCGTGCAGGGAACCGCCGGAACGAGTGAGGAGCAGGTTCGCTACTCTTGGAACTATGCGATGCTGCTGGCTAATGGGCCTACGCCGGAGGCACTTGTGAAAAGCCCGATTATGCGGGCGATGGAGGATGGGGGCATTGCCCGCTTTGAAGAAATTTCCCGCTGTGCGTCGGAGGTTCAGGATGCGCTCATTTCAATCCTTTCCGAGAAGACGATATCGGTACCCGAGCTTGGAAAAGAAACGAGTGCCCGCAAAGGCTTCTCGATTATTGCGACAGCGAATACCCGGGACCGCGGAGTCAACGAAATGTCGGCGGCGCTTAAACGCCGGTTTAACATTATTGTGCTGCCGGCACCATCGGATCTGGAAACAGAGCTTGAAATAGTGAAAAAACGGGTCGGCGAAATTGCGGCATCCTATGAGCTTGAGGCCTCTCTTCCAGCAGATGAGGCGCTGCTCAAGGTCGTTACGATTTTCCGCGAGCTGCGCAGCGGCATGACGCTCGACAAGAAAGAGAAGCTGAAATCGCCAGCAGGTGTCATCTCGACCGCGGAAGCGATCTCTCTGCTGACCAACAGCATGGCGCTGGCCGCGAGCTTCGGCAGCGGGGAGCTGACCGATAGCGACTTGGCGGCCGGGCTGCAGGGCGCGATCGTCAAGGATGATGATAAGGACAAGCTCGTCTGGAAGGAATATTTGGACAACGTCATGAAGAAGCGGGGAGCAGAGTGGCGGAATTTGTATCAAGCCTGCAAGGAGATGAACGAGTGA